A single genomic interval of Macaca nemestrina isolate mMacNem1 chromosome 14, mMacNem.hap1, whole genome shotgun sequence harbors:
- the LOC105471993 gene encoding NMDA receptor synaptonuclear signaling and neuronal migration factor isoform X4 yields the protein MGAAASRRRALRSEAMSSVAAKVRAARAFGEYLSQSHPENRNGADHLLADAYSGHDGSPEMQPAPQNKRRLSLVSNGCYEGSLSEEPGIRKPAGEGPQPRVYTISGEPALLPSPEAEAIELAVVKGRRQRHPHHHSQPLRASPGGSREDVSRPCQSWAGSRQGSKECPGCAQLAPGPTPRAFGLDQPPLPETSGRRKKLERMYSVDRVSDDIPIRTWFPKENLFSFQTATTTMQAVFRGYAERKRRKRENDSASVIQRNFRKHLRMVGSRRVKAQTFAERRERSFSRSWSDPTPMKADTSHDSRDSSDLQSSHCTLDEAFEDLDWDTEKGLEAVACNTEGFVPPKVMLISSKVPKAEYIPTIIRRDDPSIIPILYDHEHATFEDILEEIERKLNVYHKGAKIWKMLIFCQGGPGHLYLLKNKVATFAKVEKEEDMIHFWKRLSRLMSKVNPEPNVIHIMGCYILGNPNGEKLFQNLRTLMTPYRVTFESPLELSAQGKQMIETYFDFRLYRLWKSRQHSKLLDFDDVL from the exons ATGGGCGCCGCCGCCTCCAGGAGGAGGGCGCTGAGGAGCGAGGCCATGTCCTCGGTGGCGGCCAAAGTGCG AGCAGCTCGAGCGTTTGGAGAGTACCTGTCCCAGAGTCACCCTGAGAACCGCAACGGCGCAG ATCACCTGCTGGCTGATGCCTACTCTGGCCACGACGGGTCCCCCGAGATGCAGCCGGCCCCCCAGAACAAGCGCCGCCTGTCCCTCGTCTCCAACGGCTGCTACGAGGGCAGCCTCTCAGAGGAGCCCGGCATTAGGAAGCCCGCAGGCGAGGGCCCCCAGCCTCGAGTGTACACCATCTCTGGGGAGCCTGCCCTGCTGCCCAGCCCCGAGGCGGAGGCCATTGAGCTGGCGGTGGTGAAGGGGCGGCGGCAGCGGCACCctcaccaccacagccagcccctGCGCGCCAGCCCTGGCGGCAGCCGGGAGGATGTCAGCAGGCCCTGCCAGAGCTGGGCGGGCAGCCGCCAGGGCTCCAAGGAATGCCCCGGATGTGCACAGCTGGCTCCTGGCCCCACCCCTCGGGCCTTTGGTCTGGACCAGCCGCCTCTGCCTGAGACCTCTGGCCGCCGCAAGAAGCTGGAGAGGATGTACAGTGTTGACCGTGTGTCTG aCGACATCCCCATTCGTACCTGGTTCCCCAAGGAAAATCTTTTCAGCTTCCAGACAGCAACCACAACTATGCAAGC GGTGTTCAGGGGCTACGCGGAGAGGAAGCGCCGGAAACGGGAGAATGATTCCGCGTCTGTAATCCAGAG GAACTTCCGCAAACACCTGCGCATGGTCGGCAGCCGGAGGGTGAAGGCCCAGA CGTTCGCTGAGCGGCGCGAGCGGAGCTTCAGCCGGTCCTGGAGCGACCCCACCCCCATGAAAGCCGATACTTCCCACGACTCCCGAGACA GCAGTGACCTGCAGAGCTCCCACTGCACGCTGGACGAGGCCTTCGAGGACCTGGACTGGGACACGGAGAAGGGCCTGGAGGCCGTGGCGTGCAACACCGAGGGCTTCGTGCCACCAAAGGTCATG CTCATTTCCTCCAAGGTGCCCAAGGCTGAGTACATCCCCACCATCATCCGCCGGGACGACCCCTCCATCATCCCCATCCTCTAC GACCATGAGCACGCAACCTTCGAGGACATCCTTG AGGAGATAGAGAGGAAGCTGAATGTCTACCACAAGGGAGCCAAGATCTGGAAGATGCTGATTTTCTGCCAG GGAGGCCCTGGACACCTCTATCTGCTCAAGAACAAGGTGGCCACCTTTGCCAAAGTGGAGAAGGAAGAGGACATGATTCA CTTCTGGAAGCGGCTGAGCCGCCTGATGAGTAAAGTGAACCCAGAGCCAAACGTCATCCACATCATGGGCTGCTACATTCTGGGGAACCCCAATGGGGAGAAG CTGTTCCAGAACCTCAGGACCCTCATGACTCCTTATAGGGTCACCTTCGAGTCACCCCTGGAGCTCTCAGCCCAAG GGAAGCAGATGATCGAGACGTACTTTGACTTCCGGCTGTATCGCCTTTGGAAGAGCCGCCAGCACTCGAAGCTGC